The nucleotide sequence AAACTGATCCCTCACTGTGACTGTTCACAAGATGCTTGTTCTGTGCTGAGTTACTTTGTTCTGTCACCACAAAGTCTACTCCAAACCTTGATACCATCCAACAAGTCAGCCAGCTAGTCTGGCCCTGCGGCCATCATctaaacattcattccctccGCAACCGGTGAACTGAGCTCGCTGGATAGACCATCAACAACCTGTCCAACAGCCACCCCTAGACGCTTTCGACAGCACCTCCTGAACGCACGAATGGAatcgcttagaaacatagaaacatagaaaataggtgcaggagtaggccattcggcccttcgagcctgcaccgccattcaatatgatcacggctgatcatccaactcagtatcctgtacctgccttctctccataccccctgatccctttagccacaagggccacatctaactccctcccgcTTGAAAGGGCAACGATAACAGGAACCATGTTGCCCCAATGTTGgggccagagttgctgccttacagcgccagagacccgggtactgtctgtacggagtttgcacgttctccccgtgcgttCTCCCTGCGCGgcgttcctccgggtgctccagattcctcccgcaCTCTGTAGGTTAATCTATAGGTTAATCaattttggtaaaaattataaattgtctctagagtgttgcatagtgctagcgtacgggaatCTCACCGggcggtgtggacccagtgggccaaagggcccgtttccatgctgtatctctaaagtaaagtctgaagtCCAAACAAGGAAACACCACCATTTGTAGCTAATCTTGACCCTTcactaagggtcccgacccaaaatgttgccttatccatctcctccaaagatgccgcctgacccactgagttcttccagcactctgtACTCTGCGCATGTCTTCCCTGCTGATCaaactgatcatggctgatctgtcccaGGCCTCATCTCTGCCTCCGTACAAGTCAGCCCTTAATTCCCCATCTTGTAAGCAATCAGTAATTATCAATAGTCAGTAATTTCTCAGCATTGAGACAACAACTGGAGTAAAGAAATATTTACTTTACACTTTACCAAAAACCTTCTCAGTTTTAGAGGCCTTTGTTAGGTAGATTAATCCCGCCTATGGTGCCATTATGTTAGCATTtcattttaatattatatatattaatattatgtTATATTATTTAATATATGTTAATATTAATCCTTTGTGCCATCCAGAGAATTAGTTCCCAAGGCCAAAAGATTGGATTGGTCACAgaagaatgggccaaatggcacctATAACATGAAGAAGAAACCAATGCTTCAGGTGTGAACACTCCAGTGTGCAAACATTCTTCAAATGGGCCGCGGAACATCTTGTGACTTAATCCGTTATCAACACTTTGCATCCAATGATCATATCTCTTAATGTGCTGAAGCAAGTCCACAATAAAACATCTTTTAAGTGTTTTTATTTATACCTAGGATGTCTAAAAAATGTGTTTAGAGCATGAAAGTTCTGCATAGCAACCCGATCTTTGCAGTCAAACATGAACTGAAACTGGTCCGCTCACTACCAAAGCTTTATAAGAAGATacataagaagatagacacaaaatgctggagtaactcagcgggacaggcagcatttctggatagaaggaatgggtgacgtttcgggttgagaccctcttcagacttgcAGAAAACTCTCGTCTGTGAGAGAAGGAGAAACTTCTTCACAGCTGGCATACCTTGAGGATATTTTGatatatttaggaaggaactgcagatgttggtagtcCTGCGCAACAAAGCAGAGAGAAAACCACGACTGCTTGAAACTGCTTGATTACTCAGTAATAGAAAGTCCGTAGAGTTTCTTTCATATTGTTAATCAAAGCTCGACCCTCGGTTCATCCCCGTTACTACATGACTATCTAGGGCCTAGGCGGGTGACTCTGAGCCTGCACGTAATGGACAGCTCTAGTGTTCGGTCACAAAGCTGTGGAGGGTAAGGTCATCGTCATCGGTGTCGCTGGATTTCCCAGCCTCTGTGAATTCTCGTAGCCGCTTTGGCCTCAGCTTTTTCCTCATCTTTCGTTCTTCCTCGGGCAGCAGAGCAGAAATACATACCAGTTCCGTGCCGTTCATCTGATTAACTCTGTAGTTGTGCCTCTGTGCCGACAGCTTGGTGCAGAGGACGATGGTGCAGATGACAAAAATGGTGCAGAGCCCCGCCAGGAAAGCAATGACGATCAGGCACTGAGTCACCAGGCCAATTTTCTTGGTTGCCGCTTGAGCCGTTGTATGTCGGTCGCGACTTCTGGTGGTGACTCTGAAGGCGGTGGGAATGGCTGGCCTCAGTTTGCCGCTGGATGTCACCGCTGTGCTGGCAGTGGTCGTTGGACGGGCGTGGGGAGTTGGCGTCTTCGTGGAAGTCACGCCCCTGGATGGAGGATGCTGGCCTTTACCTCTCACACCTGGGCCGAGGAGGCCCTCCGATGTATTGGTGGTTGGAGTAGAGAACGACGTGACCTCAGTCGTGGTGAGGTCAGTTTTGGGCTCATCCGTCGCCCAATGCACAGATCCATTGGTATTGGTCTCCACTTCCAGTCCAGGAGTGGTGGATGATTCCATCAGGTGGGTGGTGGTCGGCTGAGAGGAAGTCTCGCCTTGGGTTGTTTGGGACAGATACCCTGTTGTGGAGAGGGCCCCAACTGTTCTGGAAGTGAGTTGGATGGTACTTCCAGTTGTACCTTCAATGTGCTCAGTGGTTGGGGACTGAGATGACACCGTTGGTGAGCTCCCTCTGATGTTTGCGGAGTGGGTGCTGGGGCTTGGAGTCACTGCAGTGGAAGTTGTCTCAGGTGGATGAGAATACGCGACTGGTTTCCATGTGCTTTGTTGTTGCGACGCATCGGCAACAGTTACAACAGACGTCGAGGTAGATAACCGTGCTGTTGTTTCACTTGTGCTGCGCGGATTGGTAACGCTCTCTACAAGAGACTTTGGTACGGTCGACTCGGATTTCTCCAATGCGTTGTGTGACGTAACGGTGCTCGTGTCAGCAGAGGTTGAAGTCGGCAACGCTGACGCATCACTTGTGTCTTGTCCCATTACAGCCAGACAGGGTAGAACAACAAGCAACGCAGAAAGACTGCACCACATCCCCGGCATGCCTGCAAGGAGCTGTTCCTAAAAGAAACCACAAACATGCAGAAAAGTTAAACCTACACCAGTAGTGCACATGCTCTTATTATTCTTTGCAACGCACGGTGTACGCAAATAGTTTCTATGTGGTATCGAGGTACATAGgttttaatttttagttctgGTTTTAGAGACACttcatggaaacacgcccttcagcccaccgggtcatttcattaaaggtagacacaaaatgctggagtaactcagcggttcaagtagcatctccggagagaaggaatgtgtgacgtttttggtcgagacccttctttgtttcATGAATCTAATTTTGTTTGGTTTCgagatttagtttagaaatacagtgtggaaacatgtcctttggcccagcgagtcatttcattaaagatagacacaaaatctcagtgggacaggtagcatcgccagagagaaggaatgggggaagtTTTGGGGCGAGAACCTTCTTCATTTCATTCATCCAGTTTTTTCTTCATTTCATTCAtccaattttgtttagtttagttttgtttagaaatacaatgtCGTTCACAGTCAAAGATTAGAAAGtataactttaaggtgaagggtgcaAAGTTGGTGTGCAGCAAGTTTTTTACTCCAGGTGAGTTCCTGGGACCTGTtgctggggatggtggtggaggcagatacaaaagtgggatttaagatgcttttagatgggcatgtggatatgtagggaatggagggatatggatcttgtaTTGATCCTGCAGTTAAGATTAgtgcaacttggcatcatgttgggctcagacattgtggggcaaagggcctgttcctgtgtagtactgttctttgttctatgtaaaCATCGTAGTtgtacctgtctccaccacttcctctcacGACAACTAGACACATCATCTAACAGTCAACATAGCAGCTGAACATACTAACAATTGGTTCGACGGCCTTTTCTCCCTTATCTTAAACGGCAGATTTTTCTGAACATTCAACTTCCAGTATACCTTTCATTACACTAACCAAATTTTgtctagcttagagatacagcatggaaacgggccgttcagtccacaccgaccaacaatcacacgtacactagttctatcccacacacttggggcgatttacagaagccaattaacctacaaacctgcacgtctttggaatgtggtaggaaattggagaaaatccatgaaGGTTTTCAAGTTTTACGTTTCAACGTCCTCATGTGCAGCCTAATTTTAAGTAGAGTTTATTTGATTAATACAACATTTATCGATGATATTTATCAACTGCATATTTGCTGAAGGATCTGGATTTCCCTTCCCCCACTGATGTAGTATCACAGTAATTGGTAGTTGGGGcgggacggtggtgcagcggtagagttgctgccttacagctgcagAGACCAAGGATCGACCctaactatgggtggtgtctgtatggagtttgtaccttctccctgtgaccatgtgggttttctccgggtgctccggtttcctcccacattccaaagatgaacaggtttgtgggttaattggcttcggtaaattgtaaatggtGTGTCAGTCAGACTGATgcgcggggtgattgctggccagcaCAAACTCAgagagcagaagggcctgtttccgcactatatctctaaagtctaaaggcccactgagttggcgtggacttggtgggtcaaagggcctgtttccacactgtatctctaaagtaaagtaaacaatTCTTGCCGATGCTTTGTAGCATCAAACACTTAATTGAAGGTGAGGTTGTAGCCACAGATATGTTTGACTATTGCAGGGAACAATGTTGCAAGATTTCCTGTTTCGTCAACAAAACCACAAGATATAGCGCACTGCCAACCGTCTCTCATCATCCTTCACATACTTCCgtcaaaagagaaaaagaaaaaaaacacacatgattttttttccaagctgctttaatttttatttgcTTTCACTTCAAGTTATATTTTGAGGAAACTCCCTCTGATCAAAAACCAGTGAAATTGTGGTGTCTGCAGCTAGGAGCATTGGCCCATAGAGTCTAGATGAAAATTGTGACTAAGTCAAAGAACTATACTTCAGGAGGTTGTTGATGAAAtggtgttcataagttcataggttctcgaagcagaattaggccattcagcccatcaagtctactctgccattccaacaTGGCTGATGTATATTTccccctcaaccacattctcctgccttctccccataacctctgacacccgtactaatcaagaatctgtctactccgccttaaaaataccgaataacttggcctccacagccgtctgtggcaatgaattccatagattctctgccctctgactaaatttcTCCTTTTCTAAAGGGACGtcctattctgaggctatgtcctatgttcaagaaggaactgcagatgctggaaaatcgaaggtagagaaaattgctggagaaactcagcgggtgcggcagcatctatggagcgaaggaaataggcaacgtttcgggccgaaacccttcttcagacttcttcagtctctcccactggtggaaacatcatctccacattcactttatctaggtctttcactattcggtaaactGTTAAACTGAGAGAGTGCCGTGGAAATTCAGGTGGAAATTCATGAAAGTGCTTCTCAACTTGATGCCAACATAGTGGGTGAAAGGTTATGGGGGAATTGATCAAAATAAGAGAAAAGCAATTCAGAGCTGGCGAGGtatagtgaaggtagacaaaaatgctggagaaactcagcgggtgaggcagcatctatggagcgaaggaataggtgacgttttgggtcgagacccttcttcagacttacgtcTTTAGGTGTAGTGAGATGACAGAGATAGGAATAGATGAGGCCAtgaaagaattgaaacattttaaaatcatcCTGTTGTGAACTTCATTGCCTAATGGCAAGGGGATAATCTGTGACTTCTAAAACATCCAAGCAAAATTTATAATTgcaattgatatttttagaaGTGCAGACACTCCCCGACTTAGGTAAGGCTCATCTTACAGTTGAAGCCGTATGAGTCAGATTTTACACAAGTCAGAATCACCAACTCTGGGTCTGTACTCGGTGAATTCCAGCttcacctgactacgggtgctgtctgttctgagtttgcacgttctccttgtgaccacgtgggttttctctgggtgctccggtttcctcccacattccgaagaggtgcaggtttgtaattggcttctgtaaaaattgtccctagttgtgtgGCGTGGAACTAGCGTGTGggcggtcgctggtcggcatggacttggtgggccgaagggcctatttccacactgtatctgtaaactaaactaaaaaaaaaactgaagtcgAAGGACTGCAACTTAGTGTCAGAATAATGGCCCGATGTGACTATGGAGCACCTAATGCCGTTGATAAATTTATGAAAGtatatttttgtgtgttgtctatgtGTGTTGCGATTGCAAGCAGAGATTTTCATTTTACCTGAACCTCCCCATATATGTGCAGACATGTAATAAATCCGACTCATCTTGAATACTTCCTGTGAATGTTTCTGCCTTTTGTTCTTTCTGGGTCACGCCCTGATACCAAGTTATTTTACGTTTTTTTACTATTCTTCCTTAGAACTCTGAAGCACAAGTATTTATTCAAGGCCGGACACTGGCATTTGTGTTTCAAAAGCTGCCTTCGTTCAGTCGCAGGGAGGCAAACGtgggcagatgctgaaaatccaaaGTGAACACGAAATGGAAATTgaaatggagtttagaaggatgagaggggatctcattgaagcatataagattgttcaggacttggacacactagaggcaggaagcatgttcccgatattgggggggggggggggtacagaaccaggggccacagtttaagaataaggggtaagccatttagaacggagacaaggaaacactttttctcacagagagtgctgagtctgtggaattctctgcctcagagggcggtggaggcaggttctctggatgctttcaagagagagcgagatagggctcttaacgatagcggatatggggagaaggcaggaatggggggtactgattggggatgatcagccatgatcacattgaatggcggtgctggcttgctgggccgaatggcctcctcctgcacctattgtctattgtctattgtatgatttgaaatgttaatgattccctctccactgacactTCACTATGACAAAGAAGGAAGCTTTTCAGGCCCATCAGGTGCATGCTGGCTCATAacactcactctgaagaagggtcctgaccagaaacatcgcctatccatgccctctAGGAACActgcccgatccactgagttGCTTCAGTTTTACTCAAggtaccagcatctgtagtttagtttagtttagtttagagacacagcgcagagtCAGGCCGTCCTGCCCatcgcagaccagcgatccctgcagaaattacactatcctacacatactggggacaactAACAATAATAcccagacaattaacctacaaacctgtatgtctttggagtgtgggaggaaactggagatcctggagaaaacccacgcaggtcacagggagaacgtacaaactcaatacagagacgcacccgtagtcaggatcaaacgtgagtgacatgggtggaaacaagaactcctgcggtcacagggagaacatgcaaactccacactgacagcacaggAGACCAGCATTGAACCCAGCacattggagctgtgaggcagcagatataGCAGCTGTACCACTGCTGTCCGAGTGTTAAAGGCCATTACTGTTTCATTACTACTTAGATTAGCATCCCAGTTAGACTCTCAAAAGGTTTTCATGTAGATTTATTGTTTTTCTTCCTTCTTGatcaaattgcccctggtgtgtatagAGTGGATGACAAAGGGGGgtgacatagaacaagtgtgtacaaacaaggaacagcagatgctggtttacaaaacaaaaaagacccaaagtgctggagtaactcagtggatcaggcagcatctctgggaaaaaggaataggcgacgttttgggttgagaaccttcttctgcCTGTGATCCTACACATGAACTTAGCCGACTCAGTACCGCTCCATGACCCGCTGCTGTGGGACCTGCTCTTTGACATTTGAGCCTTCTGATCGTCTTGCTTTCCTTTCACAGGCTGTGGGTGTCGTTGGCAAGCTCAGCTTTTGCAAGCTATGCAAGCTGGCATAGTGCacctggcagagttgctgccaaactgattcctgggatgtcagggctttcatatgaggaaagacttgacagactcggcttgtgctcgctagaatttaggagattgagggggggatcttatagaaacttacaaaattcttaaggggttggacaggctagatgcaggaagattgttcccgatgttggggaagtccagaacaaggggtcacagcttaaggataagggggaaatcctttaggaccgagatgagaaaaacatttttcacgcagagagtggtgaatctctggaattctctgccacagaaggtagttgaggccagttggtttcctatatttaagagggagttagatgtggcccttgtggctaaagggatcagggggtatggagagaaggcaggtacgggatactgagttggatgatcagccatgatcatattgaatggtggtgcaggttcgaagggccgaatggcctactcctgcacctattttctatgtttctatgagttactgcctcacagcgccaggtaccctggtttgatcttgacttcgggtgctgtctttatggagtttgcacgttctcattgtgactgcctgggttttctccaggtgcctgggtttcctcccacatttcaaagacatgcaggtttgtaggttggccacttggcttctgtaaatcgcctcTAGTGTGTTGAACACAACCAGTGCATGGGTGAGTtttggtggacttggtgggccgaagggcctctttccccactgtatctttgaactaaattAAAGTCGTGAGTAGGGAATGGGTGTGAAAGTGGTCTAACATTAAACCAGTGTGAACGGATAATCGATGGCCAGCCTGgatacagtgggctgaagggcctacttccaatCTGTATCTTTAAAAACTAAAAACCTAAAATTCCAAGTTACCCTGAACGAAAAGGTCCACAACCTTGTAACAGGCAATGGGAAGATTTaacgtttttttccccctaagAGCTCATAATAGACCAGCTGGGTTTGGCAGATATCCAGTACATTTCACGGCCATGATCGCTGATATTAGCGTTTTGATTGAtcgaattgattgattgaaatatccagcattgaaacaggtccacagagtccacgccgacctttcAACGTCCgttacacttgttctatgttatcccgctctcTCAACCACTCTctggggtgaaggaaagagcgttcaggtcgcggcccctgtttccaccaacctttccaccaccgggcacaagaagcgcaagacgccattgtatgcagatgccgagaggcgtgttcagctctggctgagcaaTTTCTAACCTTGTGGGTACAcagaaaaatactggagaaactcagcgggtgcagcagcgtctatggagcgaaggaagtaggcaacgtttcgggacgaaacccttcttcagattctccagcatctgcagttccttcttaaacacttctaatcttgtgatgtggactcgataagaagaaccattctctgcacactaggggcaatttacagagaggctaactaacctacaaacctgcatataaccatataaccatataacaattacagcacggaaacaggccatctcgacccttctagtccgtgccgaacacataatctcccctagtcccatatacctgcgctcagaccataaccctccattcccttcccatccatataactatccaatttatttttaaatgataaaaacgaacctgcctccaccaccttcactggaagctcattccacacagctaccactcgctgagtaaagaagttccccctcatgttacccctaaacttcagtcccttaattctcatgtcatgtccccttgtttgaatcttccctactctcagtgggaaaagcttttccacgtcaactctgtctatccctctcatcattttaaaaacctctatcaagtccccccttaaccttctgcgctccaaagaataaagccctaacttgttcaacctttctctgtaacttagttgctgaaacccaggcaacattctagtaaatctcctctgtactctctctattttgttgacatccttcctataattaggcgaccaaaattgtacaccatactccagaatgtctttgcatgtctttggaatgtgggaggaaaccggagcacccgggggaaatctACGGAGTCACAGTGACCAGCGAGGATGGGGCATCCCAGATTCATAGAGCTATAGAttcatacagtgaggaaacaggcccttcggcccacactgatcaacgtgctccatctatactagtccacctgcctgcgtttggcccatatccctttttttaaatctatgtACTGACtagtgttgttatagtacctggttcaactacttcctctggcagctcgtttcagatATCCACCACTTGCATATATCCACTGCCCCTCAGGGTCCTATTGAACCGTAGGAATCTAGCCTCACCTTaacctaagatagacaaaaatgctggagaaactcagcgggtgcggcagcatctatggagcgaaggaaataggcaacgtttcgtcccgaaacgttgcctatttccttcgctccatggatgctgccgcgcccgctgagtttctccagcatttttgtctaccttcgattttccagcatctgcagttccttcttgaacatctcaCCTTAACCTATATCATCTGGTTTTCAATTCGCCTACTCTAGGTAGAAGCtcgtcagcatggacgagttgggctgaagaacctgtttccgtgctgtatgactccatgacctgctgagtgttatcACCATTTTCTGTTCTATCTCAGATTTGTAGCATCCATGGTTTTTGTTTGAAGTTCCTGTATGTGAGTCAAGACCCTGAGGGGCAATGGAATGAGCTAAAGGAtcaaacagcgcggaaacaggctcttcggcccaccgagtccgcaccacccagcgatcaccctgtacactaacactgtcactTCCCTGATCGTCTTGGGCTCAGCTGTACcccaaccggaaggcattgcagagggtggtgaaaattgcccaacgcatcaccggttccacgctcccctccattgagtctgtccaaagcaagcgctgtctgcggagggcgctcagcatcgccaaggactgctctcaccccaaccatggactgtttacccttctaccatccgggaggcgctacaggtctctccgttgccgaaccagcaggtcgaggaacagcttctttccggcggctgtcactctactcaacaacgtgactgccaatcaccaacccccccccggacacttattatttttttattgaaatcgtttgctatgtcgctcttcaagggagatgctaaatgcatttcgttgtctctgtactgtacactgacaatgacaattaaaattgaatctaacCAGAAACTCCCAAAGCATGGATTAGGAATAGTTGGGAACAACCTTTACACTAGGTTGCTCATTTAGAACAAGTTGTGCAGTGAAGACTGTCCAAAGACATTTCGCACAGAATGCTGGCGACCAGCAAACTCTTCCTTCTCATTAAACGGGATGGATTTCAATCCAGGTTTTGGAAACGAaaatatattgaattgaattgaattgaatatatataaatatatatcaaGTCATCAGTCCCCACGTTTCAGGTACTACTGAGTTCTCTCTGCCTTTAACTACTTCAACAACATACTTCTAAGAACGAGATGCATTTTGTCATTTTGTCATCGTTTGCAGAATTTGACAAGAAGACTCTGGTTCAGAGGGATATtgcccaaatgtgggcaggtgggactagtgtagatggggtatattGGTCGGCAGTggagggttgggccgaagggactggttccgTGCTGTTTTACTCTATGATTCTGGCCCTTTTTGAATAAGatataaacagccatccaccattaccctctggcttctcccattcagccactgttgattccatcttgctattcctgcatttatacccaacagttgaaccttcttaaccaaccttccatgaggaaccttgtcaaaggcctcactaaagtccatatagacaacatccactgctttaccctcgtcaatttccctagtaacctcttcaaaaaattcaagattagtcaaacatgaccttccaggcacaaatccatgttgactgttcctaatcagaccctgtttatccagatgcttatatatattatctctaagtatcttttccattaatttgcccaccactgaagtcaaactaacaggtctataattgctaggtttactcttagaaccctttttaaactattcccgtttctaatgacatttgaaatatttctgtcatagccccggctatttctacactaacttccctcaatgtcctagggaatatcctgtcagaacctggagacttatccacttttatatttttcaaaagtgtcagtacttcttttactttgaaactcatagtatccatagctactctactagtttcccttacctcacataattcaatatccttctccttggtgaataccgaagaaaataatttgttcaatatctcccccatctcttttggctctgcagatagctgtccactctgtccactcaatggaccaattttatccctcattatccttttgctattaatatagctgtagaaaccctttggatttactttcaccttacttgccaaagcaacctcatatcttcttttagcttttctaatttatttcttaagattctttttacattccttatactcctcaagcacctcatttacttcatgctgcctataattattgtaatc is from Leucoraja erinacea ecotype New England chromosome 25, Leri_hhj_1, whole genome shotgun sequence and encodes:
- the selplg gene encoding P-selectin glycoprotein ligand 1; protein product: MPGMWCSLSALLVVLPCLAVMGQDTSDASALPTSTSADTSTVTSHNALEKSESTVPKSLVESVTNPRSTSETTARLSTSTSVVTVADASQQQSTWKPVAYSHPPETTSTAVTPSPSTHSANIRGSSPTVSSQSPTTEHIEGTTGSTIQLTSRTVGALSTTGYLSQTTQGETSSQPTTTHLMESSTTPGLEVETNTNGSVHWATDEPKTDLTTTEVTSFSTPTTNTSEGLLGPGVRGKGQHPPSRGVTSTKTPTPHARPTTTASTAVTSSGKLRPAIPTAFRVTTRSRDRHTTAQAATKKIGLVTQCLIVIAFLAGLCTIFVICTIVLCTKLSAQRHNYRVNQMNGTELVCISALLPEEERKMRKKLRPKRLREFTEAGKSSDTDDDDLTLHSFVTEH